From a region of the Mycobacterium sp. SMC-8 genome:
- a CDS encoding enoyl-CoA hydratase/isomerase family protein, with protein MSSVVEVTHPRPEISVVTLNRPDKLNALSHELVEGLHAVLDGLAADNTCRVVVLTGAGRGFCAGLDLTAPNPEQTGGGTEFPRSGMRWQERIADLTAKIHRLRQPVSAAVNGVAYGGGLGIAAACDIRVASPTARFCTQFIKLGLGGCDIGVSYTLPRIVGAGPAFDMILTARVVDADEALRLGLASRVADPALDEALSIAETLCEYGKFGVESTKQVLWANLEASSLEAALHLENRSQILASTSGEMREMAATILRKS; from the coding sequence ATGTCGTCCGTCGTCGAAGTCACCCACCCCAGGCCCGAAATCTCCGTGGTCACCCTGAACCGGCCGGACAAGCTCAACGCGCTGTCCCATGAGCTGGTCGAGGGCCTGCACGCCGTGCTCGACGGCCTCGCCGCCGACAACACGTGCCGCGTGGTGGTCCTCACCGGCGCCGGACGCGGGTTCTGCGCCGGACTGGACCTCACCGCGCCCAACCCCGAGCAGACCGGCGGCGGCACCGAATTCCCCCGCTCGGGCATGCGGTGGCAGGAACGCATCGCCGACCTGACGGCCAAGATCCATCGGCTGCGGCAACCGGTGAGCGCGGCGGTCAACGGCGTCGCTTACGGCGGCGGACTCGGGATCGCCGCGGCCTGTGACATTCGGGTGGCGTCGCCGACGGCGCGGTTCTGCACGCAGTTCATCAAGCTGGGACTCGGGGGGTGCGACATCGGCGTGAGCTACACGCTGCCCCGCATCGTCGGCGCCGGCCCTGCCTTCGACATGATCCTGACCGCGCGTGTGGTCGACGCCGACGAAGCGCTGCGGCTCGGTCTGGCCTCACGGGTGGCCGACCCGGCACTGGACGAGGCGCTGTCGATTGCCGAAACACTCTGCGAATACGGAAAATTCGGCGTCGAATCGACCAAGCAGGTGCTGTGGGCCAATCTCGAGGCGTCCAGCCTGGAGGCTGCGCTGCACCTGGAGAACCGCAGCCAGATCCTGGCCTCGACCAGCGGCGAGATGCGCGAGATGGCCGCCACGATTCTCCGCAAGTCCTGA
- a CDS encoding TetR family transcriptional regulator — protein MNSRTPSSRSGRSRSREKETLSREERKEATRRAIVAAALRLLAERSFSGLSLREVTREAGIVPAAFYRHFESMEALGLVLIDESFRALREMLRGARAGRLDPNRVIESSVDILIDSVQQRREHWRFIGRERSTGVTVLRYAIRTEIRLITSELAIDLARFPNLNTWSSEDLNILANVFVNSMIAIAESLEDATDPASIAEIRRIAIKQLRMITVGVAGWRSG, from the coding sequence GTGAACAGTCGTACGCCCAGCTCACGATCGGGTCGGTCCCGGTCTCGCGAGAAGGAGACGCTGTCACGCGAGGAACGCAAGGAGGCCACCCGGCGGGCGATCGTCGCGGCGGCGCTGCGCCTGCTCGCCGAACGCAGCTTCAGTGGCCTGAGCCTGCGCGAGGTCACCCGGGAGGCCGGCATCGTTCCGGCAGCGTTCTACCGGCACTTCGAGTCGATGGAAGCGCTCGGCCTCGTGCTGATCGACGAGTCGTTCCGGGCGCTGCGCGAGATGCTGCGCGGCGCGCGGGCCGGCAGACTCGACCCGAACCGGGTGATCGAGTCCTCGGTGGACATCCTCATCGACAGCGTGCAGCAGCGCCGCGAGCACTGGCGCTTCATCGGCCGCGAGCGCTCAACCGGCGTCACGGTGCTGCGGTATGCGATTCGCACCGAAATACGGCTGATCACTTCGGAATTGGCGATCGACCTGGCGCGCTTCCCCAACCTGAACACTTGGAGCAGCGAGGACCTCAACATCCTCGCCAACGTGTTCGTCAACAGCATGATCGCCATCGCCGAATCCCTCGAAGACGCCACCGACCCGGCCAGCATCGCCGAAATCCGCCGCATCGCGATCAAACAGCTGCGAATGATCACTGTCGGCGTGGCGGGCTGGCGCAGCGGTTAA
- a CDS encoding ferredoxin reductase — translation MFTETLTKVRRSALLDLLTGPHGVDRYTELVDPTWTRGHARARVVAVRRSTPRSVTLTLAPNRAFTGFRAGQHINVSVDIDGRRRTRPYSPANAETDRHIELTVGRHDGGLVSSYLFEHARPGMVVGLDSVAGEFTLPDTPGRLLLVSGGSGITPVMSMLRTLRARRHAGEVTFVHYARSAPEACYRDELAEIAAVMPNVRVLHGYTRDTTGSDLPPRFTDRVFDADAVFVCGPPALVDAVRGVYPDSVAESFVPPVFTGESSGGRVQFTGSGLDVVDDGRPLLDQAEDAGLTPESGCRMGICFSCTRRKTSGAVRNVITGALSSTEEEDIQICVSAPAGDVDVDL, via the coding sequence ATGTTCACTGAAACGCTCACGAAGGTGCGCAGGTCCGCGCTGCTGGACCTGCTGACCGGTCCGCACGGCGTCGACCGTTACACCGAGCTGGTCGACCCGACATGGACACGGGGCCACGCCCGTGCCCGCGTGGTCGCCGTGCGGCGCAGCACGCCGCGCAGTGTGACGCTGACCCTGGCGCCCAACCGAGCATTTACGGGGTTCCGGGCCGGTCAGCACATCAATGTCTCCGTCGACATCGATGGCCGCCGCCGCACCCGGCCCTACTCGCCGGCCAACGCCGAGACCGATCGGCATATCGAGCTGACCGTCGGCCGCCACGACGGCGGACTGGTGTCGTCCTATCTGTTCGAGCACGCCCGGCCGGGCATGGTTGTCGGTCTGGACTCCGTCGCCGGCGAGTTCACACTGCCCGACACCCCGGGACGCCTGCTGCTGGTCTCCGGCGGCAGCGGCATCACCCCGGTGATGTCGATGCTGCGAACGCTACGCGCCCGCCGGCACGCCGGCGAGGTGACGTTCGTGCACTACGCGCGTTCGGCACCGGAGGCGTGCTACCGCGACGAGCTCGCCGAGATCGCCGCGGTGATGCCGAATGTGCGCGTCCTGCACGGGTACACCCGCGACACGACCGGATCCGATCTGCCGCCGCGGTTCACCGACCGCGTGTTCGACGCCGACGCGGTGTTCGTCTGCGGACCGCCCGCGCTCGTCGACGCGGTCCGGGGCGTCTACCCCGATTCCGTCGCGGAGAGCTTCGTGCCACCGGTGTTCACCGGCGAATCCAGCGGTGGCCGAGTGCAATTCACCGGCAGCGGACTCGACGTCGTCGATGACGGCCGTCCGCTGCTCGACCAGGCCGAGGATGCGGGCCTGACCCCGGAGAGTGGATGCCGGATGGGCATCTGCTTCTCGTGCACTCGTCGCAAGACCAGCGGTGCGGTGCGCAACGTCATCACTGGAGCACTGTCGTCGACGGAGGAGGAGGACATCCAGATCTGCGTGTCGGCGCCGGCCGGCGATGTCGACGTCGACCTATAA
- a CDS encoding fatty acid desaturase, which translates to MTEVLETPTTPTTNPAAPTQQTITKTVAGKTVTLTPEQAEAFGRELDALKESVIADLGERDATYIRRMIKAQRGLEIGGRALLFGGIFPPFWLAGTAMLGLSKIIDNMEIGHNVMHGQYDWMGDPAISSRGFEWDTACPADQWRHSHNYMHHTYTNIVGLDRDIGYGILRMSSDQKWRPYYLGNPVYAFLLMVLFQYGVALHELESEKIAAGEITLTDKREILREIWAKTKRQTLKDYVAFPLLAGPFAPWVFTGNLTANLMRNVWAYMIIFCGHFPEDVQEFSIEETKAETRGQWYFRQVLGSANLTGGKLFHILSGNLSFQIEHHLFPDIPAFRHAEIAPKVREICERYGVPYNTGPLPRQFATVVRKIVKFALPF; encoded by the coding sequence ATGACCGAAGTCCTGGAAACCCCGACCACCCCGACCACCAACCCGGCCGCCCCGACGCAACAGACCATCACCAAGACCGTCGCCGGCAAGACCGTCACCCTGACCCCCGAGCAGGCCGAGGCATTCGGTAGGGAACTCGACGCGCTCAAGGAAAGCGTGATCGCCGACCTCGGCGAGCGCGACGCCACCTACATCCGGCGAATGATCAAGGCGCAGCGCGGACTTGAGATCGGCGGCCGCGCTCTGCTGTTCGGCGGCATCTTTCCGCCGTTCTGGCTGGCAGGAACCGCGATGCTGGGGCTGAGCAAGATCATCGACAACATGGAGATCGGCCACAACGTCATGCACGGCCAGTACGACTGGATGGGCGACCCGGCGATCTCCAGCCGTGGCTTCGAGTGGGACACCGCCTGCCCGGCCGACCAGTGGCGGCACTCGCACAACTACATGCACCACACCTACACCAACATCGTCGGGCTCGACCGCGACATCGGCTACGGCATCCTGCGCATGAGCTCCGACCAGAAGTGGCGTCCGTACTACCTGGGCAACCCGGTGTACGCGTTCCTGCTGATGGTGCTGTTCCAGTACGGCGTGGCGTTGCACGAGCTGGAGAGCGAGAAGATCGCCGCCGGTGAGATCACCCTGACCGACAAGCGCGAGATTCTGCGCGAGATCTGGGCCAAGACGAAGCGGCAGACACTCAAGGACTACGTCGCGTTCCCGCTGCTGGCCGGCCCGTTCGCGCCGTGGGTGTTCACCGGCAACCTGACCGCCAATCTGATGCGCAACGTGTGGGCGTACATGATCATCTTCTGCGGGCACTTCCCCGAGGATGTCCAGGAGTTCTCCATCGAGGAGACCAAAGCCGAGACGCGTGGACAGTGGTATTTCCGGCAGGTGCTCGGCTCGGCCAATCTGACCGGTGGGAAGCTGTTTCACATCTTGTCCGGCAACTTGAGCTTTCAGATCGAACATCACCTGTTTCCGGACATTCCGGCGTTCCGGCACGCCGAGATCGCGCCGAAGGTGCGGGAGATCTGTGAGCGCTACGGCGTGCCCTACAACACCGGGCCATTGCCGCGGCAGTTCGCGACGGTGGTGCGCAAGATCGTGAAGTTCGCCCTGCCGTTCTGA
- a CDS encoding IS1634 family transposase, translated as MVWIRRVRTASGATAVQIAESVDGRRRIVRHVGSARDDAELGLLLEEARRLLADDTQGELDLGITLKAVRAHMVPPPAGMLFTEDAGESAVRELVVRPRVLKSCSGLLYDALAQVYASLGFDDAVGDEVFRDLVIARVVEPTSLLDADRVLAELGRTSASLSTRKRTLRRARGGGYRDQIAAACFAHARTAGDVSLVLYDVTTLYFEADKEDDLRRVGYSKERRVDPQIVVGLLVDRCGFPLEIGCFEGNKAETLTIVPIVKAFQARHEITDIVVVADAGMLASGNLRELDEAGLRFIVGSRVTKAPNDLASHFHWHGDFFTDGQIIDTITPRDRRGTATKTSDPKRKAEPVWDPATHTKSWRAVWAYSTKRAVRDTKTLNLQENKARAVVAGEKAARVPRFIKNCNGSQEFDEASLQRARRLVGLKGYVTNIDTALMPATEVVASYHDLWHVEASFRMSKSDLAARPMFARTRDAIEAHLTIVFTALAVSREVQTRTGLSLRRFLRTLKPLRSATIDLNGVIATYPPALNTEVNAILNALNAENSRH; from the coding sequence ATGGTGTGGATTCGGCGGGTGCGCACGGCCTCGGGCGCGACCGCGGTCCAGATCGCCGAATCCGTCGATGGCCGCCGCCGGATCGTGCGCCATGTGGGCTCTGCGCGTGATGACGCCGAGCTGGGTCTGCTGCTCGAGGAGGCCCGCCGGCTGTTGGCCGATGACACCCAAGGCGAGTTGGATCTGGGGATCACGCTGAAAGCCGTTCGGGCCCATATGGTTCCACCGCCAGCTGGCATGCTGTTCACCGAGGATGCTGGAGAATCCGCAGTACGGGAGTTGGTGGTGCGGCCGCGGGTGCTCAAGAGCTGCAGCGGGCTGCTGTATGACGCCCTGGCGCAGGTGTATGCCAGCCTGGGGTTCGACGACGCGGTCGGCGATGAGGTCTTCCGTGACCTGGTCATCGCCCGGGTGGTCGAGCCGACCAGCCTGCTCGACGCCGATCGGGTCCTCGCCGAGCTGGGACGTACCTCAGCGTCACTGTCGACCCGCAAGCGCACCCTGCGCCGTGCCCGCGGTGGTGGTTACCGCGACCAGATCGCCGCAGCGTGTTTCGCCCACGCCCGCACCGCCGGTGATGTCAGCCTGGTGCTTTACGACGTCACGACCCTGTATTTCGAGGCCGACAAGGAAGACGACCTACGCCGCGTGGGGTACTCCAAGGAACGCCGAGTGGACCCGCAGATCGTGGTCGGGCTGCTGGTCGATCGGTGCGGATTCCCCTTGGAAATCGGCTGTTTCGAAGGAAACAAGGCCGAAACTCTGACGATCGTGCCGATCGTGAAGGCATTCCAAGCCCGCCACGAGATCACCGACATTGTCGTCGTCGCTGATGCGGGCATGCTGGCCAGCGGCAATCTGCGCGAACTTGATGAGGCAGGGTTGCGGTTCATCGTCGGATCGAGGGTTACCAAAGCGCCCAACGATCTGGCCTCGCACTTCCATTGGCACGGCGACTTCTTCACCGATGGCCAGATCATCGACACCATCACCCCACGCGATCGACGCGGCACCGCGACCAAGACCAGCGACCCCAAGCGCAAAGCCGAGCCCGTCTGGGATCCGGCGACCCACACCAAGTCCTGGCGGGCGGTGTGGGCGTACTCGACCAAACGCGCGGTGCGCGACACCAAGACGCTCAACCTGCAGGAGAACAAGGCCCGCGCGGTCGTCGCCGGCGAGAAAGCCGCGCGGGTACCGCGGTTCATCAAGAACTGCAACGGTTCCCAAGAATTTGACGAGGCGTCGTTGCAGCGCGCCCGCCGCTTGGTCGGGCTCAAGGGCTACGTCACCAACATCGACACCGCACTGATGCCCGCGACCGAAGTGGTCGCCAGCTACCACGACCTCTGGCACGTCGAGGCGTCCTTCCGGATGTCCAAATCCGACCTCGCTGCCCGGCCCATGTTCGCCCGCACCCGCGACGCCATCGAAGCCCACCTGACCATCGTGTTCACCGCCCTGGCCGTCAGCCGCGAAGTCCAGACCCGCACCGGCCTGTCACTGCGCCGATTCCTACGCACCCTCAAACCCCTGCGATCAGCCACCATCGACCTCAACGGCGTCATCGCCACCTACCCGCCAGCCCTAAACACCGAGGTCAACGCAATCCTCAACGCACTGAACGCCGAGAATTCAAGGCACTAA
- a CDS encoding IS1380 family transposase, with translation MQLSHTRPVASAVFDDPNLVSCAGLVPMAALAGQCGLAALADEHLSVPTDKGSNSGAKVACLVAGMVAGADSIDDMALLRHGAMGTVFDRPYAPSTLGSFLRAFTFGHVRQLDAVASRFLAGLHARTPLLAGIDGPILVDLDDTIIEVHGYAKQGSGYGYTRVRGLNALIATLTTTAGAPVITGARLRKGSCGSPRGAKRIIADTLATVNRLRSPEATGKPLLRADSAFYGHPTVAAALRGGAEVSITVRMDTKVKTAIAQIPDDAWTPIEYTDAIYDEPTKRWISRAEVAEIGFTAFSSKKASQQVPGRLVVRRIPDLNTTGSDGQQTLFDTWRFHAFFTTTDLDTVTADKTHRGHAIIEQVHADLKNSALAHLPSGKFTANAAWLVMATMAFNLTRAAATLTRGPLAKARTATIRRTLISVPARIASSARRLTLHLPRDWPWEHAWNTLFGSLSHQNRPIIA, from the coding sequence ATGCAACTATCTCACACCCGGCCCGTAGCCTCAGCAGTCTTCGATGACCCGAATCTGGTGTCGTGCGCCGGGCTGGTCCCGATGGCCGCCTTGGCCGGCCAGTGCGGCCTGGCCGCACTGGCGGATGAGCATCTCAGCGTCCCGACCGACAAGGGCTCCAACAGTGGCGCGAAAGTCGCCTGCCTGGTCGCAGGCATGGTGGCCGGAGCCGACAGCATCGATGACATGGCCTTATTGCGGCACGGGGCGATGGGCACCGTGTTCGACCGCCCGTATGCACCCTCGACCTTGGGGTCGTTCCTGCGCGCATTCACCTTCGGGCATGTCCGCCAACTCGACGCGGTGGCCTCCCGGTTCCTGGCGGGCCTGCATGCCCGCACCCCGCTGCTGGCCGGGATCGACGGCCCGATCCTGGTCGATCTGGACGACACCATCATCGAAGTCCACGGCTATGCCAAACAAGGATCCGGATACGGCTACACCCGGGTCCGCGGGCTCAACGCGTTGATCGCCACGCTCACCACTACCGCCGGTGCGCCGGTGATCACCGGTGCCCGTCTGCGCAAAGGATCGTGCGGCTCACCACGGGGAGCCAAGCGGATCATCGCCGACACCCTGGCCACCGTGAACCGTCTGCGCAGCCCCGAAGCCACCGGCAAGCCGCTGCTGCGAGCCGATTCAGCCTTCTACGGCCATCCCACCGTCGCTGCAGCACTGCGCGGCGGCGCTGAGGTATCGATCACGGTGCGGATGGACACCAAAGTCAAAACCGCGATCGCCCAGATCCCCGACGACGCGTGGACACCGATCGAGTACACCGACGCCATATACGACGAACCCACCAAGCGATGGATCTCCCGCGCCGAGGTCGCCGAGATCGGATTCACCGCGTTCAGTTCCAAGAAAGCCAGCCAGCAGGTGCCCGGCCGGTTGGTGGTGCGCCGCATCCCCGACCTCAACACCACCGGCAGTGACGGGCAGCAGACCTTGTTCGACACCTGGCGCTTCCACGCGTTCTTCACCACCACTGATCTGGACACCGTCACCGCCGACAAGACCCACCGCGGCCACGCCATCATCGAACAGGTTCATGCCGACCTGAAGAACTCCGCCCTGGCTCACCTGCCCTCAGGGAAATTCACCGCCAACGCCGCCTGGCTGGTCATGGCCACCATGGCGTTCAACCTCACCCGCGCCGCCGCGACCCTTACCAGGGGACCGTTGGCCAAAGCCCGCACCGCTACCATCCGCCGAACGCTGATCAGCGTCCCAGCCCGTATCGCGTCCTCAGCCCGCCGGCTGACCCTGCACCTACCACGAGACTGGCCCTGGGAACATGCCTGGAACACCCTGTTCGGCAGCCTGTCTCACCAAAATCGGCCCATCATCGCCTAA
- the nei2 gene encoding endonuclease VIII Nei2 produces MPEGDTVYRAAWKLREALEGRELTRCDVRVPRYAAVDLSGQVVDEVLSRGKHLFIRVGQASIHSHLKMEGAWVIGRVRVPEYKIRIVLETAQSRASGVDLGVLEVLDRATDMDAVAHLGPDLLGPDWSAPVAAANLMAHPDRPLAEALLDQRVLAGVGNVYANEISFVFGLRPSTAVGELTDPLRVVNRAQQMLWLNRIRLNRTTTGNTRPGQDVWVYGRAGLPCRRCGTLIETDKGGDRVTYWCATCQR; encoded by the coding sequence ATGCCCGAGGGAGACACCGTCTATCGGGCCGCATGGAAGCTCCGCGAGGCGCTGGAGGGACGTGAGCTGACCCGCTGCGATGTCCGCGTGCCCCGCTACGCGGCGGTGGATCTCAGCGGTCAGGTGGTCGATGAAGTGCTCAGCCGCGGCAAGCACCTGTTCATCCGGGTCGGGCAGGCCAGCATCCATTCGCATCTGAAGATGGAAGGGGCGTGGGTGATCGGCCGGGTCCGGGTGCCGGAGTACAAGATTCGGATCGTGCTGGAGACCGCGCAGTCTCGGGCGTCGGGTGTTGATCTGGGTGTCCTGGAAGTGCTGGATCGCGCCACCGACATGGACGCCGTCGCCCACCTCGGCCCGGATCTGCTCGGCCCTGACTGGTCGGCGCCGGTGGCGGCAGCCAACCTGATGGCCCACCCGGACCGTCCGTTGGCCGAGGCGCTGCTCGATCAGCGGGTGCTGGCCGGCGTCGGCAATGTGTACGCCAACGAGATCTCTTTCGTGTTCGGGTTGCGTCCGAGCACCGCGGTCGGCGAACTGACCGACCCGCTGCGCGTCGTCAACCGGGCTCAACAGATGTTGTGGCTCAACAGAATCCGCCTCAACCGCACCACAACGGGTAATACCAGGCCGGGTCAGGATGTGTGGGTGTACGGCCGGGCTGGTCTGCCCTGCCGTCGCTGCGGCACGCTCATCGAGACGGACAAGGGCGGCGACCGGGTCACCTATTGGTGCGCCACCTGCCAGCGCTGA